A single genomic interval of Anopheles marshallii chromosome 2, idAnoMarsDA_429_01, whole genome shotgun sequence harbors:
- the LOC128715857 gene encoding DEP domain-containing protein DDB_G0279099, translating to MFVLRVFISILPNPQTTFKDFPSPDIARSLTGPDILQKHSINSLLLEHNEIISRGLSSPIEDNMSLADLLGGSQPSSPTSASASLVTNSSSSMIGKGGGGTSHYQNSIALGHPHHHSLLASQHQQQQQNHQQHHSSLGSFVTLGSSLGSNTVAGATICDDSASSILSSGGGNSATSGGGSVSSNPFNFASLRIPSPSLNSPDLLMNGGLIGGGIAGSSSSSSSSSSSGVSCGEIGSAGSGQSPTSTHSFYSSLLPQILHQPGSSGSSGTTTDALMSGSTNGSDSGVYERFRFDLMLNCGSDGITAQNGLTTETLKQKRRNISFDCSSPTNGPSSSGEGTSPSFTLLYPNNGRNYRNGNFSQPQQNTTSPHSHQQQSTSVQQYDILSGGNGGTSGNSGGITTPNNASISMGDFDSIGTSNSSLSLFDTGNVAMSRSHTPPNHSDTSNLLTTLETTSILDMLNLFTHGQSANSLTGQHHSHTQQQQQQPQNQFTPYIPASTYQQSTASGAYSGINSSNNGSLASLSDLSLGSSVFNTDYERMQKIQTYNNTLRFLQQQSQQKSQLQQLQFNQSLLSAATVNSGNVVGSCSNISTNITGGSIGSSNTNNHSGGLQRKNWFSSSHQQHRQGLSSPSLNGGGNGYTDVNLDRIAKIYRSSAAHYDATCTWSGVLPPRSNRLVTYSSKIFLGGMPWDISEQSLVQIFKPFGSIKVEWPGKEQQATQPKGYVYIIFESDKQVKALLQACTYTTSTNNGSIHGNHGGINVVTKINFKISSKRIKSKDVEVIPWNIADSNYVKSSSQKLDPTKTVFVGALHGQLTAEGLSIIMNDLFEGVVYVGIDTDKYKYPLGSARVTFSNARSYMKAVSAAFIEIRTAKFTKKLQVDPYLEDSLCSICNLQHGPYFCRESICFRYYCRSCWQDQHSRGVYLQNHKPLTRNSKFTAIIGVGPQQQSQPATTGSNSSNHHLQQHSYDHSPYYNGQHHHHHHNGSGSHTHNQYYHHNNNNTHQQSGNRLGLLQQQQQQYRVLAKSPSPSICSGTESSSIASNGNISYPSSNSSSPVGGGNNARSNNAASRSNNNSLNGNNNVSSNNAGNSGNSGEHSSSCIGSLHLQQHNYVAGSGGNGNGNGNGGSGLHI from the exons ATGTTTGTCTTACGTGTCTTTATTTCAATTCTTCCCAACCCACAGACCACCTTCAAGGATTTTCCCAGTCCGGACATTGCCAGATCGCTGACGGGGCCAGATATCCTTCAGAAGCATTCCATCAACTCGTTGCTGCTGGAGCACAATGAGATCATCTCCCGGGGATTGTCGTCACCGATCGAAG ATAACATGTCTTTGGCAGATCTTCTAGGTGGTTCACAGCCATCTTCACCGACGTCGGCATCTGCTTCACTGGTAACAAACTCGTCCTCCAGCATGATCGGTaaaggtggtggtggtacaaGTCACTATCAGAACAGCATTGCTCTAGGTCACCCCCATCACCACTCGCTCCTCGCCAGtcagcatcaacaacagcagcagaaccaccaacaacatcaTTCCTCGCTCGGGTCATTTGTAACGCTTGGTTCGTCCCTAGGCAGCAACACCGTGGCGGGAGCGACAATATGTGACGACAGTGCAAGCAGCATCCTTAGCTCAGGTGGTGGCAATAGTGCGACGAGTGGCGGTGGATCCGTTTCGTCAAATCCGTTTAACTTTGCCAGTTTGCGAATTCCGAGTCCGTCGCTCAATTCGCCAGATTTACTGATGAACGGCGGTTTGATAGGCGGTGGTATCGCcggtagtagcagtagtagcagcagcagcagcagcagtggtgtCAGTTGCGGAGAGATAGGAAGTGCCGGTAGTGGCCAATCGCCAACCTCTACACATTCGTTTTATTCGAGCTTGCTGCCTCAGATTCTGCATCAGCCGGGAAGCAGCGGTAGCTCCGGAACCACAACTGATGCCTTAATGTCGGGTTCAACAAATGGCAGTGATAGCGGCGTGTACGAAAGATTTCGG TTTGATTTGATGCTTAATTGCGGAAGTGATGGAATCACGGCGCAGAATGGATTGACCACAGAAAcgttgaaacaaaaacgacgAAATATTAGTTTTGACTGTTCCTCACCGACCAACGGTCCATCTTCATCCGGCGAAGGAACGTCTCCCTCGTTTACGCTACTCTACCCCAATAACGGACGGAATTATCGGAACGGTAACTTTTCGCAGCCTcaacaaaacaccacatcTCCTCATTCTCACCAGCAACAATCAACGAGCGTACAGCAGTACGACATTCTATCCGGAGGCAATGGTGGAACGAGCGGCAACAGCGGAGGAATTACCACACCCAATAATGCTAGCATCTCGATGGGCGATTTCGATTCTATCGGTACGAGCAACAGCTCACTGTCACTATTCGATACCGGAAATGTGGCAATGTCCCGTTCGCACACTCCGCCAAATCATTCGGACACCAGCAACCTGCTGACGACTTTGGAAACCACCAGTATACTGGATATGCTTAACCTATTTACTCACGGTCAGAGTGCAAATTCATTAACAGGACAACATCATAGTCAtacgcagcagcaacaacagcagcccCAAAATCAGTTTACGCCTTACATTCCAGCTTCGACGTATCAACAATCTACTGCATCGGGAGCGTACAGTGgaatcaacagcagcaacaatggtAGCTTAGCTAGCCTATCGGATTTAAGTCTTGGCAGCTCCGTATTCAATACCGACTATGAACGTATGCAAAAGATCCAAACCTATAACAACACGTTGCGGTTTCTGCAACAACAATCCCAGCAAAAGTCTCAACTACAGCAGCTTCAGTTCAACCAGTCGCTGCTATCGGCAGCAACTGTGAACAGTGGTAATGTGGTTGGAAGTTGTAGCAATATTTCAACGAATATCACCGGTGGTTCTATCGGTAGCAGCAACACTAACAACCACAGTGGTGGCTTACAAAGGAAAAATTGGTTCTCATCGTCACATCAGCAACATCGCCAGGGTTTATCATCTCCTTCACTGAACGGTGGTGGCAATGGATACACCGATGTAAATCTTGATCGTATTGCAAAGATTTATCGATCCTCTGCAG CTCATTACGATGCTACTTGCACGTGGAGTGGCGTTTTGCCACCTCGTTCAAATCGTTTGGTGACGTACTCGTCAAAAATATTTCTCGGTGGCATGCCGTGGGATATTAGCGAACAATCGTTGGTCcaaattttcaaaccattcGGCTCGATAAA GGTCGAATGGCCTGGCAAGGAACAACAGGCGACACAACCGAAAGGCTATGTATACATCATTTTCGAATCGGACAAACAGGTCAAGGCATTGTTGCAGGCATGTACTTATACTACATCTACCAACAATGGTAGCATCCACGGTAATCATGGTGGAATAAACGTAG TAACGAAGATCAATTTCAAGATATCGTCGAAGCGCATCAAATCAAAGGACGTAGAAGTGATTCCGTGGAACATAGCGGACTCCAACTACGTAAAGTCCTCGTCGCAAAAATTAGACCCGACGAAAACAGTGTTTGTAGGGGCACTGCACGGTCAACTGACCGCCGAGGGCTTGTCGATAATCATGAACGATCTGTTCGAAGGTGTCGTGTATGTAGGGATCGATACAGACAAGTACAAGTATCCGCTCGGTTCGGCTCGCGTAACGTTCAGCAATGCTCGATCGTACATGAAGGCGGTGTCGGCTGCATTCATCGAAATTCGTACCGCCAAATTCACCAAGAAACTGCAGGTAGATCCCTATCTGGAGGATTCTCTTTGCTCAATATGCAATCTACAACACGGACCATACTTTTGTCGCGAAAGCATATGCTTCAG ATATTATTGTCGTTCCTGCTGGCAAGATCAACACAGCCGAGGAGTGTATCTGCAAAATCACAAACCTCTTACTCGGAACTCCAAATTCACCGCAATTATCGGTGTTGGTCCTCAACAGCAGTCACAACCTGCTACAACCggaagcaacagcagcaaccatcACCTGCAGCAACACTCGTATGACCACAGCCCATACTACAATGggcaacatcatcaccatcaccataaCGGGTCCGGCAGTCATACGCACAACCAATACtaccaccacaacaacaacaacacccatCAACAATCGGGCAATCGCTTAGGCTTgctacagcagcaacagcagcagtaccgtGTTCTCGCAAAGTCTCCATCACCGTCGATATGCAGTGGCACAGAAAGTTCTAGTATTGCCAGCAATGGAAACATCAGCTACCCTAGCAGCAATAGTTCTAGccctgttggtggtggaaacaACGCCCGTAGTAATAATGCAGCCAGCCgcagtaacaacaacagcctTAATGGCAATAATAAcgtcagcagcaacaatgCTGGAAACAGTGGCAATAGTGGTGAGCACTCGTCCTCTTGTATTGGATCGTTGCACCTACAACAACATAACTATGTCGCTGGGAGTGGCGGTAATGGTAATGGTAACGGGAACGGTGGTAGTGGTTTGCACATTTAA
- the LOC128707103 gene encoding peroxisomal membrane protein 11C, translated as MSKMLNEICDMLDGYTGRDKIIRTLCYTTKLASGLYAQSDPTRSKKLAIFSSKMSQTRATLRLFDDLPMLAYSLSYGYGSKEPDRWMGLIGFVTNLIDHAYYPVDKICWLIEHNLLNVENPTRWDTINSLLWVASIYLNLMKTIRSFTVMEQHKSCIDKQENESSQAFRMLLIKQRMEAISILRLSLDLIHAGSTLPKGMLWGGRFQTWHVGLIGSISSLLGLYQYVAKKRIVKQSS; from the exons ATGAGCAAAATGTTAAACGAAATCTGTGATATGCTGGATGGATACACCGGCAGGGATAAG ATAATTCGCACACTATGTTATACTACCAAACTAGCGTCCGGGCTGTATGCTCAATCGGATCCAACAAGGTCGAAGAAACTGGCAATATTTAGTTCGAAGATGTCCCAAACACGTGCCACGCTGCGCCTATTTGACGATTTGCCTATGCTAGCATACAGTCTGAGCTACGGGTACGGCAGCAAAGAACCAGACCGCTGGATGGGTTTGATTGGGTTCGTCACCAATTTGATCGATCATGCATACTATCCAGTGGACAAGATCTGTTGGTTGATCGAGCACAATCTGCTGAATGTTGAGAACCCTACCCGTTGGGACACGATCAATTCATTGCTATGGGTTGCATCGATTTATCTCAATCTAATGAA AACCATCCGGAGCTTCACTGTGATGGAACAGCATAAATCATGCATCGATAAACAGGAAAACGAAAGCAG cCAAGCGTTCCGTATGTTGCTGATTAAGCAGCGCATGGAGGCCATATCGATATTGCGGTTGTCCCTGGATCTGATCCATGCCGGCAGCACACTGCCGAAGGGCATGCTTTGGGGTGGTCGTTTCCAGACTTGGCACGTAGGGCTGATTGGAAGCATTTCATCACTGCTGGGCCTCTACCAATACGTTGCCAAGAAGCGAATCGTTAAGCAGAGTTCCTAG